The following coding sequences are from one Epilithonimonas vandammei window:
- the argS gene encoding arginine--tRNA ligase produces the protein MTIKQHIQSKISEIVSKLYGIENVTLEVQKNKTEFEGDFTIVIFPLVKQAKKSPDVIGNELGEEVKNQIDFVENFGIVKGFLNLKVKDSAFLQEFSETEQNFDSTPSKNETVMVEYSSPNTNKPLHLGHIRNNLLGFSVAEILKADGYNVIKSQIINDRGIHICKSMLAWKKFGNGATPESTGLKGDKLVGNYYVEFDKLYKSEIKAMVADGIDEDTAKKQAPSIIEAQEMLLKWEKNDPEVRKLWEMMNEWVYAGFNQTYSRLGVNFDQVQYESNTYILGKDLIQKGLEDGILYKKDDGSVWCDLTDEGLDQKLLLRSDGTSVYMTQDLGTAVERFKKNDLQKLIYTVGNEQDYHFQVLFKILKKLGYEWADQLYHLSYGMVELPEGKMKSREGTVVDADDLVEEMYKTAKEKSQELGKLENLSDEEKERSYETVGLGALKYFILKVDPKKKMLFNPAESIDFNGNTGPFIQYTYARIQSLLDKAGFETKELTDSYLPNDSEKDLIMLLSEFKDVVNKAAASLSPALVANYVYELVKGYNSFYQNNPILNQDNETAKQFRLQLSELAGRTIKKGLSLLGIGTVNRM, from the coding sequence ATGACGATTAAACAACATATACAATCTAAAATATCGGAAATCGTTTCCAAATTATACGGCATCGAGAATGTGACGCTGGAAGTCCAGAAGAATAAAACCGAGTTTGAGGGAGATTTCACAATCGTCATTTTTCCTTTGGTGAAACAGGCGAAAAAAAGTCCGGATGTTATCGGAAACGAATTGGGCGAAGAAGTAAAAAATCAAATCGATTTTGTTGAAAACTTCGGAATCGTGAAAGGTTTCTTGAACTTGAAAGTTAAAGATTCGGCTTTCTTACAAGAGTTTTCTGAAACGGAACAAAACTTCGACTCCACACCTTCCAAAAACGAAACGGTAATGGTGGAATATTCTTCGCCAAACACCAACAAACCACTCCATTTGGGACACATCAGAAATAATCTTCTCGGTTTTTCTGTTGCTGAAATCTTGAAAGCGGACGGTTACAACGTTATCAAATCTCAAATCATCAACGACCGTGGAATCCACATCTGCAAATCTATGTTGGCGTGGAAAAAATTTGGGAACGGGGCAACTCCGGAATCTACTGGTTTGAAAGGCGATAAATTGGTCGGAAACTATTATGTAGAATTCGATAAATTATATAAATCCGAAATCAAAGCAATGGTTGCTGACGGAATAGATGAGGATACTGCGAAAAAGCAGGCGCCATCCATCATCGAAGCTCAGGAAATGCTTTTGAAATGGGAAAAAAATGACCCTGAAGTTCGTAAACTTTGGGAGATGATGAACGAATGGGTTTATGCAGGATTTAATCAAACTTACTCCAGATTGGGTGTTAATTTTGACCAAGTTCAGTATGAGAGCAATACTTATATTCTTGGAAAAGATTTGATTCAGAAAGGTTTGGAAGACGGTATTCTTTACAAAAAAGATGACGGTTCTGTTTGGTGTGATCTGACGGATGAAGGTCTTGACCAGAAATTGTTATTGCGTTCTGACGGGACTTCGGTTTATATGACTCAGGATCTTGGAACTGCTGTGGAGCGTTTCAAAAAGAATGACCTTCAGAAACTAATTTATACTGTTGGAAATGAACAGGATTATCACTTTCAGGTTCTTTTCAAAATCCTTAAAAAATTAGGATATGAGTGGGCAGACCAGCTTTATCATTTGTCTTACGGAATGGTAGAATTGCCGGAAGGAAAAATGAAATCGCGTGAAGGAACCGTGGTTGACGCGGATGATTTGGTGGAAGAGATGTATAAAACTGCGAAGGAAAAATCTCAGGAGTTAGGTAAACTGGAAAATCTGAGCGATGAAGAAAAGGAGCGTTCTTATGAGACTGTTGGTCTTGGCGCTTTGAAGTATTTTATCCTGAAAGTGGATCCGAAGAAAAAGATGCTTTTCAATCCTGCGGAAAGTATTGATTTCAACGGCAATACTGGACCGTTTATTCAGTATACTTATGCCAGAATCCAGTCGCTATTGGATAAAGCCGGCTTTGAAACAAAAGAATTAACTGATTCTTATCTTCCAAACGACAGTGAAAAGGATCTGATTATGCTTTTATCCGAATTCAAAGATGTTGTAAATAAAGCTGCAGCATCACTTAGTCCTGCTCTGGTTGCCAACTATGTTTATGAATTGGTGAAAGGCTATAATTCTTTCTACCAAAATAATCCGATCCTGAATCAGGATAATGAAACGGCGAA